The window actggtccctggagaaggacatcatgcttgctaaagtagagggtcagtggaaaagaggaagattctcaatgagatgggttgacacagtagcttcaACAGTGGGATAAACATGgaaaccattgtgaggatggtgcaagactgaaCAATTAttcattctggtgtacatagggttgctatgagtcagaactgactcaacagggcACCTGACGACAAccttatacacacatataaacatataaTTACTCTTTATTACAACTGAACCTTAACCCTCATTATTCTTGGCTATTAAACCaatctgttttttgttgttgttgttgttgttaaatataAGAATGAGCTCCAATGGCcactttattttaaattatgaatttaatgtcaaaaccaaatatttattatatcaCCCTTCTTGTTCTAGAGGAGACATTTAAAAAGGGGAATCTTGAATTTTATAAATAGTCAACCTTGGAATATTGATCTGACTTCAAAATACATTTGACAAAGGTTCTCCTTTGGCTTCAAAGGATGAAAAGCTGATTTTGTCAGTTAATAACAGTCACTGAGAGGAAAACAATCTGCTAACTACTACCTAGGGCCTAGTCTTCTATATATTACTGGTGGTAAACTGTTAGCCCCAGGAAATCTGGGCCCTACCGACACGGATTGAGAGGACATTTGGCTAGAGTAAATCAGAGAGGCATTACTTCCTGTCTTATTAAAATAAACAGGCTACGACGAACAAACTGATGTGGATCCGCGAATTAATGTAATGACAAGGAGATTTAAAAAGATGCCTCAAATATAATGTTACAGTTTCAAGGACAGCTGCTATACCACATTCATATATCATTTTCAAAAGGTTTCCATGTTTTTCCATGGAAAATTTCATCTTCCTCGTTTTACGATATGGTTGGGGAGAGATAATGAGAAGTTAAGGGGGAGAGGGAATGACGTCCAAAGAGTTGAATATGAGGATAGTGTCAATGTTGAAAGAATATATCATAACACTTCTGAATATCTCAGctggaaggaaatgaggaatGGAGAGGGATTCAATTAATAGCCCATAGGGGATATTATAATCTACTTAGTTTAATTAACTTCAAttttaatgagattttttttttcaaaataatatgaACACTAAGCTTGGTCTATTGCCAAACACAATCTCTCTCCTCCTTCAAACTAATTAAATGAGAAAGGATATAGGAAAGTCACAGAAACAAAAGTATGTAATTGCCAAATTGTACTGGCGTCATAGCATGGTGCCTTCATTCGCAGATTTTAAAATATACGTGTATTTAAAAGGCGATGGCAAGATTTGCGCCCTCTCCATATAGCCTAGTCCAGAGAGGGGTATTCCCTCCTCTGAAAGTCCAGCCCTAGGCCTCTTGCTCTATTTCAGGTACCTGATCTCTAGGTTCagtcttgaagtggttgaatagGTTGAGTAGGTTTAaagtggcagattatttttctagTAATTATCCTTAGCTCCCCGATTATTTTAAAGTCAGAAATATGTAAGACTTCAAAAGGGCTTTCAAAACAACCCCAAACTACCTGGTTGACACGACTGCTCAAAAAATAAACTTTCTGTTAAAtgttcctttattcttttttcctcttcttccttttgttgttcttttgcaGATGGGAGAAGAGTAGCAACAACCTCTTTCCTTCCTAAAGCCTTCCTCTGGCTTTGCTCGGAAACTTGGAGACGGAATTTGTCTATTACACCATAGTGACAGGATCGAACATCTCTATGACGAATCACACtggaaacatcaaaaaagaacaaatgtgCTTTAGGTTTCTGGGGGCCTGTCAATCAGAGGGCAGCAAGAGATTTTAATACAGTCAAATAATATTAACTGGTGACCCAATACTCAAGTAACAGGAATTTGCTaatgatgctaaaaaaaaaaaatcatagtataACACCCCCACCCCAAAATGAGTAACTCTGAAATACTTGGTGAAAAGCACAtactctaaaacaataaagatcttaAGTTAAAGAGAAACAGTTAAAAAATTCCTTTTAGCAATGACGTTTTTTCCCGGACATCTGTGTGCAGCAATATTTAGAAAATGTAAATATATGAAATTGTTTCTTCCCCACAAAAGTCTCAGAAATTTCTACTGtcatttatttttcaaagaatAAAACTCACCCTAGGCTTAAAATTGAATTCCATGCATGCAGGTAAAAATAAGCAATTGAATAAGGAATTAACCCACTATGATCAACGCAACAGAAAACTAACGATATACCTCTTCgtggaaaagaaaaagtataaagcACTGGAATTTTTATTTGTGTTATATGCAATtccatttattttcctttgttcttaCTCGAGGACGCAAAGCAATTGGGTCAAAAGTAACAACACATTTATTTGGCAAGAGACGATTATTTCTTTGGAATAGTCCTTGCTTACTGCGTATTGACTGAAAATCAGAAGAAATGTGCATTGAGGTGGCggatgttttgttgtgtatattttcaacacaacaacaaaaattttttttacaaagaaatgTGCAAAAAACATGTTCTCAAAGATACATCATCTTAGTGATGTAGTCAAAAGAAGACATCTGCTTCTTGTTCTCACGGAAGATCTACAGGAGTTCAGTGTACTGAGTAGCTTAAATGAAGGGCGAGTCAAGAGCTCCATCTGGCCACCACTAGTTCTAAAGTGAAAATTAAATACGAACAGCTTGAAAAAACAATTATTTATCTGACACTCTAAGATGAAATTATCTGGAAGCACTTGGGTAaccttttacagatgagtagTTACACACTTGCTTCCTGTTTGTATAGATTAACTTCCAGGCTTATTAGCTGAATCATTTCAGATGAATTTTTATTACCATTGTTCTTAGGAGTGTAGTAGTATTAGGTTCCCAAGTGTCCCTATAATAGCAGGATGTTCCAAAGAAAGCTAAATTCCCTATTACAGCTGGAGAAACTGAAGGGAATAAGTCACAGTTTTACTTTCAGAGATACACTTACTACAACTAGGAAGTAAAACAATGATGAAATGTTCCCACCCAGAAATATTAACACACATATTAGCTCCAGTATAATTAACCATTATGAAGTATTTGGTTGACTCGGTTAGAATCTCTTAGGAGCGTCTTAAAAAGAATTTTGGTAGACTTAAACTTCTTGCAAAAACCCCAAATATAATAAATGCCTATGTGGAAGCAGCTTCAAGAAAGGATCTTTTTCATGttaaaaacataaatattaaCACGCTTAAAACAGGTTACCAGGAAGTGATTTTGACTTACATATCCACACAACACTGAGGCTTTACTGCACCTGCAGCGTCAACGACAACATACTTATTTGGAGTAGTAcacaaaactgaaagaaaaagtcaCAATGGCCATTAGTGTTTTCAAACAAAATTAGTTTCTACAAGTCTCAAATTAGTAGGGGACTAGTTAAAACCCTTAAAAAGAGAGCTTGGGAACTCACCTTTGAACTTTAAGGCAAACTCATAGGGATTGTATAGAGTCAACACTTGCTTGTGTGTTGACTGATCATCTGCATAAAATATCAGCTCCGTGGGAAACACAAAAACAGGAAGATTTCCTTCCACTAATTCTGCTTGTCTTTTTGGTTGATGCATTGGCACTGAACCCCCCTTGCTGCAGCTTCTGTTCTTAcagtctcaattctattccagaCTTGTCTTAGCTTCAGTTAAAAACTCCAAAGCATTTTGGCAatctagaaaaagaaggaaaagagaaagcaaaatacAATCGTGCTCATTTTCAGTACCCTACAGTCCTGCCATCAACTAGCATGCCTTCAGATAGGCCTCCAAATCAGGTAAACATGACTTTTGACTTTTCCTCTTGGCTTACGCCTATACCTGTCAGCaaactgtgcaaaaaaaaaaaaaaatttacatgtgcTCCTTTTCCATTCATGATTTCAACCTCTGATAAATTGCATACATACTCaaataaaggaataaagaagGCTTTCTGCCTCAAATTAATCTGCCGTTCAAGGGCTGATGAGATGAAAAGAACATCACTATTTTTAAACcttcaattaaaagaaaaagagtagaCTAAATTAAACATTGCCATGACTGAATTTTATGTGAGCCAATCACAATtcttaaacaacaaaaaagataaagCAAAATAAGTTTCCATGGTTTATGGGAGAAAAACATGAGACTCACTTTTCCATTCATTTCAACAATGCTCTATTTAGTGCCTTCTGGCAACATGGGTGGGAGagttgtttaatctttttttctacTGAAACCCAAAACAAGCTAAAGTACCTTGAAAGGAAGCCCAATATCCAAActtgctttgtgttttctatGAAAATTCTAAGTCACTAAGTAGGCTTTGGCATGAGAGTGGCACACAGTACCCCCTCCTCTCCCACGTCAAATACACAGTCTAGGTGGGAGCCATTTTCCGCTAACTTCAGACGCTTTTTGGGGTTCCTTCTGAGCTTCTTGAATATGTTCCAAATAGCTGTTGCTGGCAGAAGTCTGACAAGTATGATGTTTCTGTTTACTTCTTGATCTAATTTTAATCAACAACATTCTTACTTAGCTAGCAACCCCAGTgggtctttttttaaataaaatgcaaaaGCTAAAACATACAAGCATAGAAAATGTCTGATTTTCATCCCGGTGGATCACACCtgtaaaataggctttaaaaaaaaaaaaagccattgccgactcacagcgacccccaataggacagagtagaactgccccacagggcttccaaggagtagctggtggattcgaactgccgacgttttgctccgcagccaagctcttaaccactgagccatcagggctctgcAAAATAAACTACAAACCATTTAATACTTGAAGTTCAGGTTTTTACACATTCAAAGAGAAATATAACAAATAAATTGTTTGATTTTACCAGCTATAGGAGTTCATGTGCTCTGATTCTGATGGAAGCTTCTCCACCTTTTATCAAATAGGATAACTACTGTACAATCACATAttcaaatttttattcttttaaagggccacataaaccagagactccatcagcccgagactggaagaactagatggtgcctggctaccaccaatgactgccctgacagggagcacaacaaaaaatccctgatggagcaggagaaaaatgggatgaAGACCtcgaattctagtaaaagagaccagacttaatggtctgagactggagagaccccagaggtcgtggtccctggaccctttg is drawn from Loxodonta africana isolate mLoxAfr1 chromosome X, mLoxAfr1.hap2, whole genome shotgun sequence and contains these coding sequences:
- the MOSPD1 gene encoding motile sperm domain-containing protein 1 isoform X2 translates to MHQPKRQAELVEGNLPVFVFPTELIFYADDQSTHKQVLTLYNPYEFALKFKVLCTTPNKYVVVDAAGAVKPQCCVDIVIRHRDVRSCHYGVIDKFRLQVSEQSQRKALGRKEVVATLLPSAKEQQKEEEEKRIKEHLTESLFFEQSCQPASMMSFSRDQSLLITCPKYVRSSLAILASKERSGCTSSRQICSFFWQSMKTELFPQALVY
- the MOSPD1 gene encoding motile sperm domain-containing protein 1 isoform X1, whose protein sequence is MHQPKRQAELVEGNLPVFVFPTELIFYADDQSTHKQVLTLYNPYEFALKFKVLCTTPNKYVVVDAAGAVKPQCCVDIVIRHRDVRSCHYGVIDKFRLQVSEQSQRKALGRKEVVATLLPSAKEQQKEEEEKRIKEHLTESLFFEQSCQPENRTVSSGPSLLTVFLGVVCIAALMLPTLGDVESLVPLYLHLSVNQKLVAAYILGLITMAILRT